One stretch of Bacillus kexueae DNA includes these proteins:
- a CDS encoding AbrB/MazE/SpoVT family DNA-binding domain-containing protein gives MKSTGIVRKVDELGRVVIPIELRRTLGIAEKDALEIYVDDERIILKKYKPNMTCQVTGEVSDDNFTLANGKIILSREGAEQVLQEIQNQLESSK, from the coding sequence ATGAAATCAACTGGTATTGTTCGTAAAGTAGATGAATTAGGTCGCGTAGTTATTCCAATTGAATTACGTCGTACGTTAGGTATTGCAGAAAAAGACGCTCTTGAAATTTATGTTGACGACGAGCGCATCATTTTAAAGAAGTATAAGCCAAATATGACTTGCCAAGTAACTGGAGAAGTTTCTGATGACAACTTTACTTTAGCTAACGGTAAAATCATTCTTAGCCGTGAAGGTGCTGAGCAAGTATTACAAGAAATCCAAAATCAATTAGAGTCTTCTAAATAA